One genomic window of Candidatus Margulisiibacteriota bacterium includes the following:
- a CDS encoding ribonuclease BN — protein sequence MKKFWTVIKETFSGWSKDNSSMFAAALSFYTFFSLAPLLLIAVAIAGLVFGKEAVQGQVVQQISVLIGKQGSGVIQDMLIHTQKQPSASIFATIIGFATLLLGASAVFLQLQSALNIVWGIRPEESGGGIWGTIKKRVLSFGLVLSLGFLLLVSLLISAALSAFNSYLSGLFPGADVLLFILNFVISLGIITIFFALIFKYLPDVVDIEWRDVWVGAFITSLLFTIGKFLIGFYLGSSGVSSTYGAAASIVVILLWIYYASQIILLGAEFTKFYAISYGSRRGLEDRKV from the coding sequence ATGAAGAAATTTTGGACGGTCATAAAAGAGACCTTCTCGGGATGGAGTAAGGACAATTCAAGCATGTTTGCAGCTGCATTGTCTTTTTACACTTTTTTTTCTTTGGCACCGTTATTGTTAATTGCTGTCGCAATTGCAGGTCTGGTCTTTGGAAAGGAAGCTGTACAAGGACAGGTCGTGCAGCAGATTTCGGTCCTCATAGGAAAACAAGGTTCCGGTGTAATCCAGGATATGCTCATTCATACACAAAAACAGCCTTCAGCCAGTATTTTTGCTACGATTATTGGCTTTGCTACGTTGCTCCTTGGTGCTTCCGCAGTTTTCCTGCAACTGCAAAGTGCGCTCAACATTGTTTGGGGGATTAGACCAGAAGAATCAGGCGGAGGAATATGGGGAACGATTAAAAAGCGTGTGCTTTCCTTCGGTCTGGTCCTAAGCCTGGGATTTCTGCTCCTGGTGTCACTCTTAATCAGCGCTGCTCTTTCTGCTTTTAATAGTTACCTCAGCGGACTGTTTCCCGGCGCTGATGTGTTATTATTTATTTTAAATTTCGTTATTTCTCTCGGAATAATTACGATTTTCTTTGCCTTGATCTTTAAGTATCTCCCTGACGTCGTTGATATCGAGTGGCGGGACGTATGGGTTGGTGCATTCATTACTTCGCTACTCTTTACTATCGGTAAGTTCCTTATCGGGTTTTACCTTGGCAGCAGTGGCGTTAGCTCTACTTACGGAGCAGCAGCATCCATCGTGGTTATTTTGCTGTGGATCTATTACGCATCCCAGATTATTTTATTAGGTGCAGAGTTTACGAAGTTCTACGCAATCAGTTATGGCTCACGAAGAGGTCTGGAAGACAGGAAAGTATAA
- a CDS encoding hydrogenase maturation protein, with protein sequence MKILFLTHSFNSLAQRLFVELKKHGHEMSIEFDINDSVSVKATELFQPDIIVAPFLKRAIPETIWKNYICLVVHPGIKGDRGPSALDWAIMNSESEWGITVLQANAEMDGGDIWATRTFPLRKASKSSIYRNEVTEAAVTAILESLEKFEQGDFVPAPLDYNKNEIRGQFHPLMKQSDRAIDWKNDTAQRIVQKIRSGDGVPGTLGTIAGLVCYLYNACEDLTMQGTPGKIIAHRNGAICVAAINGGVWITHMRIDSGERGFKLPATMVLGDRLQGIPEFPEPTEYGVSIDSFQGISYQETDGVGYLAFNFYNGAMNTHQCQQLLQAYRIIKKRNIRVIVLMGGIDFWSNGIHLNCIEAAPCPADESLNNIEAINDIVREIILTEDQITISALRGNAGAGGVFMALACDHVWAREGIILNPHYKNIGNLFGSEYWTYLLPKRVGLDKAGEIMSNRLPIGTQEAIDAGLIDVTLSTTQETFREEITAQAKSLATGPAWEEKLKIKLARRAADETNKPLERYRKEELARMKLNFYGFDPSYHVARYNFVHKIPKSRTPLHLAIHRDR encoded by the coding sequence ATGAAAATATTATTTCTTACCCATAGTTTTAATAGTTTAGCCCAACGACTTTTTGTGGAACTCAAAAAACACGGGCACGAAATGTCTATTGAATTCGATATCAACGATTCCGTTTCAGTTAAAGCAACGGAACTGTTCCAACCTGACATTATCGTAGCTCCCTTCCTTAAGCGTGCTATTCCTGAAACTATCTGGAAAAACTATATTTGCCTGGTAGTTCATCCCGGAATCAAGGGAGACCGTGGCCCTTCAGCGCTTGACTGGGCAATAATGAACAGTGAAAGCGAATGGGGAATTACAGTCCTCCAGGCAAACGCCGAAATGGACGGCGGAGATATTTGGGCCACACGCACGTTCCCGCTGCGTAAAGCCTCAAAAAGCAGTATCTACCGGAATGAAGTAACCGAAGCAGCCGTAACAGCCATTTTGGAGTCACTTGAAAAATTCGAACAAGGAGATTTCGTCCCTGCCCCGCTCGACTATAATAAGAATGAAATACGCGGGCAGTTTCATCCGTTGATGAAACAATCCGATCGCGCAATTGATTGGAAAAACGATACAGCCCAGCGTATTGTACAGAAAATCCGTTCCGGAGATGGCGTGCCGGGCACGCTTGGCACGATTGCAGGTCTGGTTTGTTACTTATATAATGCCTGTGAAGACCTGACTATGCAAGGGACTCCAGGCAAAATCATTGCTCACCGTAATGGGGCAATCTGCGTCGCTGCCATTAACGGCGGTGTCTGGATAACCCATATGCGAATTGATTCGGGTGAACGAGGATTCAAGCTTCCGGCGACAATGGTCCTTGGTGATCGGCTACAAGGAATTCCGGAGTTTCCTGAACCAACCGAGTACGGCGTGAGCATCGACAGTTTCCAGGGGATCTCGTACCAGGAAACCGATGGCGTTGGATATCTGGCATTTAACTTTTATAATGGGGCGATGAATACACACCAATGCCAACAATTATTACAAGCCTACCGCATCATAAAAAAAAGGAATATTAGAGTAATCGTGTTAATGGGCGGGATAGATTTCTGGTCGAACGGTATTCATCTTAATTGTATTGAAGCTGCACCATGTCCGGCGGACGAATCACTAAACAACATTGAAGCAATTAACGATATTGTAAGGGAAATCATTCTTACAGAGGACCAGATTACTATCTCGGCGCTACGGGGAAATGCCGGTGCAGGCGGCGTATTCATGGCCCTCGCCTGTGATCATGTATGGGCCCGGGAAGGAATTATCCTTAACCCCCATTACAAGAATATCGGCAATTTATTTGGTTCCGAATATTGGACATACCTGCTTCCCAAACGAGTTGGTCTAGACAAAGCCGGAGAGATTATGTCGAACAGACTCCCGATTGGCACACAAGAAGCAATTGACGCAGGGCTAATAGATGTGACGTTAAGTACCACACAGGAAACATTCCGGGAAGAAATAACAGCACAGGCAAAATCACTGGCTACCGGTCCTGCCTGGGAGGAAAAACTAAAAATAAAACTTGCCCGCCGGGCTGCAGATGAAACAAATAAACCCTTGGAGCGCTACAGAAAAGAAGAACTGGCCCGCATGAAGCTCAACTTTTACGGATTTGATCCGAGCTATCATGTAGCGCGCTACAACTTTGTCCATAAAATACCGAAATCCCGTACCCCCTTGCATCTGGCAATCCATCGAGACAGATAA
- a CDS encoding radical SAM protein: MYKEIQAKTALHKLNSDYLPFNWDLNIYRGCGHRCQYCFALYSHKYLESTDYFGDIHVKTDIAQVLEQKICKKSWKKDIINLGGVTDSYQPAETQYRLMPDIWKLLIKYRTPAIISTKSALIMRDIDLIAELSQITPVSIAATIITTDENLQKLVEPGASSINDRFEMLKKMKEKTNVSIGIHMMPILPILTDSMENLEEIFKKAKSISVDYIITSSLNLYTETRKNYFGFLSRQFPDILPAYQDIFSKKQNFSVYKKELYEKLKKLRNKYQIPSHSKIFDRKFERETHQLSLF, encoded by the coding sequence ATGTACAAAGAAATCCAAGCAAAAACCGCTCTTCACAAACTAAACAGCGACTACCTACCCTTTAATTGGGACCTCAACATCTACCGGGGCTGCGGACATCGCTGCCAATACTGTTTCGCGTTATATTCACACAAGTACCTGGAATCTACAGACTATTTCGGTGATATACACGTAAAAACAGATATCGCCCAAGTACTCGAACAGAAAATTTGTAAGAAGAGCTGGAAAAAGGATATTATCAATCTCGGAGGAGTAACCGATTCCTATCAACCGGCAGAAACACAATACAGACTAATGCCCGATATCTGGAAGCTGCTCATCAAATACAGGACCCCCGCTATAATCTCAACCAAATCAGCCTTGATCATGCGCGACATTGACCTCATAGCTGAATTATCACAGATTACCCCGGTAAGCATTGCCGCGACGATCATAACCACCGATGAAAACCTCCAAAAGCTGGTGGAACCCGGAGCTAGCAGCATCAACGATAGATTCGAAATGCTAAAAAAAATGAAAGAAAAAACTAATGTCAGCATCGGCATTCACATGATGCCGATATTGCCAATATTAACTGATAGCATGGAGAATCTTGAAGAAATATTTAAAAAAGCAAAAAGCATAAGCGTCGACTATATTATTACCAGTTCTTTAAATCTGTATACTGAAACCAGAAAAAACTATTTCGGGTTTTTATCACGGCAATTCCCTGACATCCTCCCTGCCTATCAAGATATTTTCTCAAAAAAACAAAATTTTTCTGTTTACAAAAAAGAGCTCTACGAAAAACTAAAGAAACTAAGAAATAAATATCAAATACCCAGCCATTCAAAGATCTTCGACAGGAAATTCGAAAGGGAAACCCATCAGCTTTCGCTTTTTTGA
- a CDS encoding hydrogenase formation protein HypD, with the protein MKYTSTFHDINYSKALIADLKAETHKDRHYHFMEFCGGHTHSIFRFGLESILPDQIKMIHGPGCPVCVLPIGRLDMAIKLAQEKNIILCSYGDMMRVPGSKKTSLLHEKAKGADVRMVYSCLETIQIAQENPEQEVVFFAIGFETTTPPTAVVLKQAESLGLKNFSVFCNHVLTPSAIQNILESRDVRELDSVPLDGFVGPGHVSAVIGSQPFEFFAQEYQKPVAIAGFEAGDLLEAVLMLVRQVNEGRHEVENAYPRLVTREGNIKAKQLVAETFELRKVFEWRGLGQVPYSALRIKAQFENFDAETKFQMQPISSPDHKGCECGTILRGLKLPTECKLFGKLCTPEYPVGSCMVSHEGACAAYFRYATHLNK; encoded by the coding sequence ATGAAATATACATCGACCTTTCACGATATTAATTATTCAAAAGCACTTATCGCCGACTTAAAAGCCGAAACGCATAAAGACAGGCACTACCACTTCATGGAATTCTGTGGCGGACATACCCACAGTATTTTTCGATTCGGATTAGAAAGTATTCTTCCTGATCAGATTAAAATGATCCACGGACCAGGCTGTCCGGTTTGCGTTTTGCCTATCGGCAGATTGGACATGGCAATTAAGCTAGCCCAAGAAAAAAACATTATCCTCTGTTCATATGGTGACATGATGAGAGTTCCGGGTTCAAAAAAAACAAGTTTGCTCCATGAAAAAGCCAAGGGCGCAGATGTGAGAATGGTCTACTCGTGCCTGGAAACTATTCAAATCGCACAGGAGAACCCTGAACAAGAGGTTGTTTTCTTTGCAATCGGTTTCGAGACCACAACTCCACCAACAGCAGTAGTGCTCAAACAGGCAGAAAGTCTTGGACTGAAAAACTTCAGTGTTTTTTGCAATCATGTCCTAACCCCGTCAGCTATCCAGAATATCCTTGAATCACGCGATGTGCGTGAACTTGACTCGGTCCCGCTCGACGGATTTGTTGGTCCGGGCCATGTCAGCGCTGTTATCGGAAGCCAGCCATTCGAGTTCTTTGCACAAGAATACCAGAAGCCTGTTGCTATTGCGGGCTTCGAGGCGGGAGACCTGCTTGAAGCGGTCCTAATGCTCGTCAGACAGGTAAATGAAGGCCGACACGAAGTTGAAAATGCATATCCCCGGCTGGTTACCAGAGAAGGGAATATCAAAGCGAAACAACTCGTCGCAGAAACATTCGAACTACGCAAAGTGTTTGAATGGCGCGGATTAGGTCAGGTACCTTATAGCGCATTACGTATCAAGGCACAATTTGAAAATTTCGACGCCGAAACCAAGTTCCAAATGCAACCGATCAGTTCCCCCGATCACAAAGGCTGCGAATGCGGCACTATACTTCGAGGATTGAAACTGCCGACTGAATGCAAACTATTCGGCAAGCTCTGTACACCTGAGTATCCGGTTGGCTCGTGCATGGTTTCCCATGAAGGCGCCTGCGCGGCGTATTTTAGATATGCTACCCATCTAAATAAATGA
- a CDS encoding class I SAM-dependent RNA methyltransferase, with protein sequence MEKITLIATATMGLESIVARELKYLGYGKTTTSDGKVELEGTLQDICTLNLRLRCAERILIKIGEFEATTFDQLFDRTQELNWSKFIPRNGQFPISRVTSVKSTLFSKSDCQSIVKKAIVKNLQKSYNLDRLPENGPAYSIQLRILRDIVTISIDTSGEGLHKRGYRTDTNIAPIKETLAAALVLLSDWKGGEKPLLDPTCGSGTILIEAGMIAKNIAPGLKRTFISEKWPLLPGSLWTEEREKALKAQKLEAPCKIYGSDINDKTCRVARENVKNAGLEENVSIQKLPLTEISPPSTNGTIICNPPYGERIQEKQEAESLSIEMGRIFRNTFTNWSYFIITPDTNFEKLFGKKATRNRKLFNGGIKCYYYQYY encoded by the coding sequence ATGGAAAAAATCACATTAATTGCAACTGCAACCATGGGGCTGGAAAGTATTGTAGCCAGAGAGCTAAAATATCTGGGATACGGGAAAACGACTACTTCTGACGGCAAGGTAGAGCTGGAAGGAACGCTACAGGACATATGCACTCTAAACCTACGGCTAAGATGTGCAGAAAGAATCCTGATTAAGATTGGCGAGTTTGAAGCGACTACTTTCGATCAGCTATTTGATAGAACACAGGAACTTAACTGGAGTAAATTCATCCCAAGGAACGGGCAATTTCCAATTTCCAGAGTTACTTCAGTAAAATCGACGCTCTTTAGCAAGTCAGATTGCCAAAGTATTGTAAAAAAAGCTATTGTAAAAAATTTACAAAAATCCTATAACCTCGATCGTTTACCGGAAAATGGTCCGGCATATTCGATACAGCTGAGAATTCTCCGGGACATTGTTACTATTTCCATTGATACGAGCGGAGAAGGGTTACACAAACGGGGATACAGAACAGATACCAATATCGCACCGATAAAAGAAACGCTTGCAGCAGCACTAGTATTGCTAAGTGACTGGAAAGGAGGAGAAAAACCGCTCTTAGACCCTACCTGCGGCAGCGGTACAATTCTCATCGAAGCCGGAATGATAGCAAAGAATATCGCCCCTGGACTTAAACGAACATTCATATCAGAAAAATGGCCGCTATTACCGGGATCCCTCTGGACCGAAGAACGGGAAAAAGCACTGAAGGCTCAAAAGCTGGAGGCTCCATGCAAAATCTATGGTTCCGATATAAACGATAAAACATGCAGGGTCGCAAGGGAAAACGTCAAGAATGCCGGACTGGAAGAGAACGTTAGCATTCAAAAACTACCACTCACGGAAATTTCACCACCAAGCACCAACGGAACAATAATCTGTAATCCTCCCTATGGAGAACGTATTCAGGAAAAACAGGAAGCGGAATCTCTATCAATTGAAATGGGCAGGATATTTAGAAATACTTTCACTAACTGGTCATATTTTATAATTACACCTGATACCAATTTTGAAAAGCTATTCGGAAAAAAAGCAACAAGAAACAGAAAACTATTTAATGGTGGAATCAAATGCTACTATTATCAGTATTATTAA